The following are encoded together in the Bradyrhizobium sp. CCGUVB1N3 genome:
- the pgk gene encoding phosphoglycerate kinase codes for MTNFRTLDDVDVKGKRVLLRVDLNVPMDNGRVTDATRLERVAPTITEIADKGGKVILLAHFGRPKGRDPKESLAPVAEALSKVVKRPVAFADDCIGEPAAKAVAMLNDGDILCLENTRFHKEEEKNDPAFVAELAKLGDIWVNDAFSAAHRAHASTEGLGHKLPGYAGRTMQAELDALEKALEAPTKPVIAIIGGAKVSTKIDLLENLVSKVDALVIGGGMANTFLHAQGVAVGKSLAEKDLAATAVRIMEKAEAANCAIILPVDATVAYHFAANAPSHAYGLDAIPADGMILDVGPQSVVRIHAAIDDAATLVWNGPLGAFELQPFDRGTVAAAKHAAERTKAKKLISIAGGGDTVAALNQAGVGSDFTYVSTAGGAFLEWMEGKPLPGVEVLRTK; via the coding sequence ATGACAAACTTCCGCACCCTCGATGACGTGGACGTGAAGGGCAAGCGCGTGCTGCTGCGCGTCGATCTCAACGTGCCGATGGACAATGGGCGCGTCACGGATGCGACCCGGCTCGAGCGCGTCGCGCCGACCATCACCGAGATCGCGGACAAGGGCGGCAAGGTCATCCTGCTCGCACATTTCGGCCGGCCCAAGGGCCGCGATCCGAAGGAGTCGCTCGCGCCGGTCGCAGAAGCGCTGTCGAAAGTGGTGAAGCGGCCCGTTGCGTTTGCCGACGACTGCATCGGCGAGCCCGCGGCCAAGGCCGTGGCTATGCTGAACGATGGCGACATCCTGTGCCTGGAAAACACCCGCTTCCACAAGGAAGAGGAAAAGAACGATCCGGCCTTCGTCGCGGAGCTCGCAAAGCTCGGCGACATCTGGGTCAATGACGCATTTTCCGCCGCGCACCGCGCCCACGCCTCGACCGAAGGCCTCGGCCACAAGCTGCCGGGCTATGCCGGCCGCACCATGCAGGCCGAGCTCGATGCGCTGGAGAAGGCGCTGGAAGCGCCGACCAAGCCCGTGATCGCGATCATCGGCGGCGCCAAGGTCTCGACCAAGATCGACCTATTGGAAAACCTCGTCAGCAAGGTCGATGCGCTCGTGATTGGCGGTGGCATGGCCAACACCTTCCTGCACGCCCAGGGCGTCGCGGTCGGCAAGTCGCTGGCCGAGAAGGATCTTGCTGCGACCGCCGTGCGCATCATGGAGAAGGCCGAGGCCGCGAACTGCGCCATCATCCTCCCAGTGGACGCCACCGTCGCCTATCATTTCGCCGCCAATGCGCCGTCCCATGCTTACGGCCTCGACGCGATCCCGGCCGACGGCATGATCCTCGACGTCGGCCCGCAATCGGTCGTGCGCATCCATGCCGCGATCGACGATGCGGCAACCCTGGTCTGGAACGGCCCGTTGGGAGCCTTCGAGCTTCAGCCGTTCGACCGCGGCACCGTGGCAGCCGCCAAGCACGCTGCCGAACGCACCAAAGCGAAGAAGCTGATCTCGATCGCAGGTGGTGGTGACACCGTCGCAGCGCTCAACCAGGCCGGCGTCG